A genome region from Natronobeatus ordinarius includes the following:
- a CDS encoding ATP-binding protein — MERFVDREDELSRLRRCYDSDDAEMVVIFGRRRLGKTQLVQHSLAERDDAVTYQATETTSQIQLDEFVDVAADTFPGITDIKQSWEALLGYLGDQDGIVVLDEFPYLIDADESLPSVIQRLWDQRFQNTSGTLILVGSSISMMEEATLLGNSPLYGRFTEKLDLRPLEFAAAQEFLPDEYSPEERVFAWGIFGGVPYYLDGIDLNQDLGTVLTKEVLSQKGYLQNEPEYVLRTELTDPNRYFAILTAIAAGKTTSNEIAQTVGIDGKQISTYTQKLERLRLIEREVPITEEKAKSRRGRYRILDPLFRFWFRFVYGKEDRYERLGEDAYEAVIEPELPDFVSQEFETLCQDALPNLYPEKLFLDIGRWWYKEHEVDVVGFTADGTMVVGECKFTSAPLDYSALASLEDHASEIRWTPDSGEADTEYALFTRSGATRSVQEAVSERDDLQLFNLKDIAVSS, encoded by the coding sequence ATGGAGCGCTTCGTCGACCGGGAAGATGAGCTCTCTCGGCTCCGCAGGTGCTATGACTCCGACGACGCTGAGATGGTCGTCATCTTCGGCCGGCGACGCCTTGGGAAAACACAACTCGTCCAGCACTCGCTTGCCGAGCGCGACGACGCCGTCACCTATCAGGCTACGGAAACTACTTCACAGATACAACTCGACGAGTTCGTCGACGTCGCTGCCGACACGTTTCCAGGGATCACGGATATCAAGCAGAGCTGGGAAGCACTCCTGGGGTATCTCGGCGACCAGGACGGGATCGTCGTCCTCGACGAATTTCCCTACCTGATTGACGCCGATGAGAGCCTTCCCTCGGTCATTCAGCGGTTGTGGGATCAGCGGTTCCAAAATACATCGGGAACACTCATTCTGGTCGGCTCATCGATCAGCATGATGGAAGAAGCGACGCTTCTTGGGAACAGCCCTCTGTACGGGCGTTTCACCGAGAAACTCGATCTCCGGCCACTCGAGTTCGCCGCTGCACAAGAGTTCCTTCCAGACGAGTATTCCCCCGAAGAGCGTGTTTTCGCGTGGGGAATTTTCGGTGGTGTCCCATACTATCTCGACGGTATCGATCTCAATCAGGACCTCGGGACAGTCCTCACGAAGGAGGTGCTTTCTCAGAAAGGGTACCTCCAAAACGAACCAGAATACGTTCTCCGGACCGAACTCACAGACCCGAATCGGTACTTTGCGATCCTCACCGCAATAGCCGCGGGGAAGACGACGTCGAACGAAATCGCTCAAACGGTGGGAATCGACGGGAAGCAAATCTCGACATACACCCAGAAGTTAGAACGGTTGCGGCTCATCGAACGGGAAGTCCCGATCACCGAAGAGAAAGCGAAGTCACGTCGCGGACGCTATCGAATCCTGGATCCCCTCTTTCGATTCTGGTTCCGTTTCGTCTACGGCAAAGAAGATCGATACGAACGTTTAGGTGAGGACGCCTACGAAGCAGTTATCGAACCAGAACTCCCTGATTTCGTCAGTCAAGAGTTCGAAACGCTTTGCCAGGATGCCCTGCCGAATCTGTATCCAGAGAAGCTGTTCCTCGATATCGGCCGCTGGTGGTACAAAGAACACGAGGTCGACGTCGTCGGGTTTACCGCAGACGGAACAATGGTCGTGGGAGAGTGCAAGTTCACTAGCGCGCCGCTTGATTACAGTGCACTCGCCTCACTCGAAGATCATGCATCGGAGATTCGCTGGACGCCGGATTCTGGCGAAGCTGACACGGAATACGCGTTGTTCACACGGAGTGGCGCAACACGATCAGTACAGGAAGCCGTGTCCGAGCGTGACGATCTTCAATTATTCAACCTGAAGGACATCGCTGTCTCATCGTGA
- a CDS encoding DUF3368 domain-containing protein: protein MGQLQQNPNLSDADVAVLECAVSRDAIAVMDEAYGRTAAEVEGIETRGTAYIVLLCAKHEDISVSKAREIVDSMIEAGWYCAPDLYTKLVRKLESFEQ, encoded by the coding sequence GTGGGCCAGCTCCAGCAGAATCCGAACTTGAGCGACGCTGATGTGGCAGTCCTTGAATGTGCTGTATCTCGTGATGCGATTGCGGTCATGGACGAAGCCTATGGGAGGACGGCTGCAGAAGTTGAGGGTATCGAGACTCGAGGGACAGCCTACATCGTTCTCTTGTGTGCAAAGCACGAGGACATCAGCGTCTCCAAAGCGCGTGAGATCGTTGATTCAATGATCGAAGCAGGCTGGTACTGTGCGCCCGATTTGTACACAAAGCTCGTTCGAAAACTCGAGTCATTCGAGCAATAA
- a CDS encoding carbon-nitrogen hydrolase family protein: MDSAVAVCQLELEDLDVDTNLESVREHIDDLDSDVDLAVFPEHTLTGFVADGRIEAVALTLDSDPIADLQSLARRHDIALVVGFIEVADDDFFNATAYVDPAGELTVYRKRHLWDREKDVLTPGDELVTVETPLGTAGLLTCYDLNFVEDSAALARQDVTALIVPGAWPDAHSDNWRLLVRARALDGVRWAIGANRTGKRDTPDSRVVTYAGHSLVARPDGAVHRELGRQEGTLVVEVDDGVLESQRDLVGVFSEPRST; encoded by the coding sequence ATGGACTCGGCAGTCGCAGTGTGCCAGCTGGAACTCGAGGATCTGGACGTCGATACGAACCTCGAGAGCGTTCGAGAGCACATCGACGATCTCGATAGCGATGTCGACCTCGCCGTCTTTCCGGAACATACGTTGACCGGGTTCGTCGCCGACGGGCGCATTGAGGCGGTTGCACTCACACTCGACAGTGATCCGATCGCCGACCTGCAGTCTCTTGCTCGGCGGCACGACATCGCGCTCGTCGTCGGCTTCATCGAGGTAGCGGACGACGACTTCTTCAACGCCACCGCGTACGTCGACCCCGCGGGCGAACTCACCGTGTACCGGAAGCGTCACCTGTGGGACCGCGAGAAGGACGTCCTCACTCCCGGAGACGAGCTGGTCACGGTCGAAACCCCTCTCGGGACTGCGGGGCTTTTGACCTGCTACGATCTCAACTTCGTTGAGGACAGCGCGGCGCTCGCCCGGCAAGACGTCACGGCGCTGATCGTGCCTGGAGCGTGGCCGGACGCTCACAGCGACAATTGGCGGCTCCTCGTCCGTGCACGGGCACTCGATGGCGTTCGATGGGCAATCGGAGCGAACCGCACCGGGAAACGCGACACTCCCGACTCCCGGGTTGTGACCTACGCCGGTCACTCGCTCGTGGCACGCCCGGATGGGGCTGTCCATCGGGAACTCGGCAGACAGGAAGGAACGCTCGTCGTCGAGGTAGACGATGGTGTGCTCGAGTCCCAACGTGACCTCGTCGGCGTGTTTTCTGAGCCGCGTTCGACGTGA
- a CDS encoding AbrB/MazE/SpoVT family DNA-binding domain-containing protein — protein MSSNTKSNGEERIVSVTEKGQATIPKRLREKHGIPAPGRVKFVENEDGEIVVRPVGSMREFRGLERESDDERPATAILREERERDKQRSDELAERFSGKTEEE, from the coding sequence ATGTCGAGTAATACAAAATCGAACGGTGAGGAGCGCATTGTCTCAGTCACCGAAAAAGGGCAGGCGACGATCCCAAAGCGCCTCCGAGAAAAACACGGCATCCCTGCTCCAGGTCGAGTCAAATTCGTCGAGAACGAAGATGGCGAAATTGTCGTCCGTCCAGTTGGCTCGATGCGAGAATTTCGCGGCCTCGAGCGAGAAAGTGATGATGAGCGTCCTGCAACAGCTATTCTCCGTGAGGAGCGGGAGCGCGACAAGCAGCGATCCGATGAACTAGCCGAGCGCTTTTCCGGCAAAACAGAGGAAGAATGA
- a CDS encoding type II toxin-antitoxin system VapC family toxin yields the protein MTDTIVFDTEPLIAYLDDEPGSDVVEAWIDRVASGEVDGYISPVTKTEVLYVGSRVGFRLDDVRASLDRLEELGVAVYDPRECWEIAAALKEAYTMALGDAYALATADAVDGTLLVGADNDFDDLEDDVERFRDEPA from the coding sequence ATGACGGACACAATCGTTTTCGACACCGAACCACTCATCGCCTATCTGGATGACGAACCTGGGAGTGACGTCGTCGAAGCGTGGATCGATCGCGTAGCATCTGGAGAAGTTGATGGGTACATTAGTCCGGTCACAAAAACAGAGGTACTGTATGTTGGCTCACGAGTCGGGTTCCGCCTCGACGATGTCCGAGCGAGTCTTGATCGGCTCGAGGAACTCGGTGTTGCAGTGTATGATCCTCGAGAATGCTGGGAGATTGCCGCTGCGCTCAAAGAAGCGTATACCATGGCACTTGGAGATGCATACGCACTTGCGACGGCTGACGCGGTTGATGGGACACTACTTGTTGGAGCAGACAATGATTTCGACGACCTAGAAGACGACGTTGAACGGTTCCGTGATGAGCCTGCTTGA